The following is a genomic window from Thermus caldifontis.
GGCGGGTTGTTCCTTAGCGGACAGCATCCGCCCGGAGGACGTCCTGGCCTGGAAAGAGAACCATCCCGAGGGCATCGTGGTGGCCTACGTGAACACCAAGGCCGAGGTGAAGGCCCTGGCGGACGTATGCGTCACCAGCGCCAATGCCGTGGAGGTGGTGGCCCGCCTCCCCCAGGACCGGCCCATCTTCTTTGTGCCCGACATGTTCCTGGGAGCCCATGTGGCCAGGGTTACGGGGAGGAAGCTGGATCTTTTCCCCGGGGAGTGCCACGTGCACGCAGGGATCCGCGAGGAACACCTGAGGGCCCTTTTGCAGGAGCACCCGGAGGCCGAGTTCATGATCCATCCCGAGTGCGGGTGCGGCAGTAGCTGCCTTTTCCTCAAGCCCGACGCCAAGATGCTCTCCACCGAGGGGATGGTGCGCTACGCCAAAAAGGCGGAGGCCAAGGAGTTCGTGGTGGCCACGGAGGTGGGAATCCTCCACCGCCTGGCCAAGGAGGCACCGGAAAAGACCTTCATCCCGGTGAAGCCGGATGCCGTCTGCGAGTACATGAAGAGGATCACCCTGGAGAAGGTGTACCTGTCCCTCAAGGAGATGCGCCACGTGGTCCGGGTACCCGAGGAGGTGGCAGCAAAAGCCCGGCGGGCCCTTTCCGCCATGGTGGCCGTGGGCTAGGGCCAGGGAAAAGCCCATGGAAACCCTTAGCGCCGATCTCCTCATCCTGGGTGCGGGCATTGCGGGGGTCTACGCCGCCTTGGCGGCGGAGGAGCGGGGGGCTAAGGTCCTCCTCCTCAGCAAAGACCCCTTGCCCTCCGGCTCCACCCCC
Proteins encoded in this region:
- the nadA gene encoding quinolinate synthase NadA; translation: MERDLLIQEVLRLKAKRQAVILAHSYQLPEVQEVADFVGDSLGLAREAQRTQARVIVFAGVHFMAETAAILNPEKTVLLPDLEAGCSLADSIRPEDVLAWKENHPEGIVVAYVNTKAEVKALADVCVTSANAVEVVARLPQDRPIFFVPDMFLGAHVARVTGRKLDLFPGECHVHAGIREEHLRALLQEHPEAEFMIHPECGCGSSCLFLKPDAKMLSTEGMVRYAKKAEAKEFVVATEVGILHRLAKEAPEKTFIPVKPDAVCEYMKRITLEKVYLSLKEMRHVVRVPEEVAAKARRALSAMVAVG